acattatttgtacagtacgaatgatttgctttggtacctggtcgaacttcagttctcctctgtctgcctggctccgtttctccaacagcgcactcgcaGGCAGCCGTTTTTGCTGAATTAGCATGTTCTAGagtgttcctgttttcttttcccaACTCTTTTCTGCATGTGCATACTGCCTCATTTATAGCTGCATAATCTGAGAGGGAGGGTTAAGCAAAGACAGACAGCAagcaaaaagaagataaaatccACTTGGAGTAAAGACAGACTCTCTCAGCTAAAGAACCATGGGGACAGGTAAGACAATTTAAACATCTATGagcatttcttttaaattgcattaaGTGAATGTCATTAGGATTTCTTGCTAAAATGATTAATATGAGTATGCCTGCTTGTTATTAGTTCTGATCACAACAgaaattaagaaattaataaataaatatgtgaaaTTGCACAAGGAACTCTGTGAGTACTTCACATAATGTGGTACTCTATCTTGAGCAACTACTGTAGCCCATGTGCCAGGCCAAAGCACTGTAATATAGAATTATATGCACttgaaaattatatatatatatatatatatatatatatatatatatatatataatgtttttaacCTGCTAACACAATCaaaccttttttgttgttttgttcctttttttatcttgtttttctgatattttatgtgatttttttgtgataAAAGAAGTATGTATGTCACATATTCTGGATACTATACTAGAAGCTAGTGTTGCACAGAATATGTGTTAGAATCAAGCACTATAACATACAACCATAACAATTACATAGCCATGTACACTTAAGTAAAGAAGCGTTTTTATAAGTTTCAACTAATGTCTGTGATGCattgctttcatgtttttttgtttcgcAACAGGTCAGTCATCTGGGCTGGAAGCAGCttccacacacatacaaacagccTCCATTCTCATCtactgtgtgatatttatagTTGGAACTCTGGGCAACGCCCTGGTTATCTACATGACGGGcttcaaaatgcagaaaacagtcAACTCAATTTGGTTTCTCAACCTGGCCATAGCTGACTTCCTCTTCACGGCCTTCCTGATTTTCTCGATAATTTCTCTCTCGCAGAGTCACCAGTGGCCTTTTGGACAATTCGTGTGCAAGCTCAACAACTTTGTCACTTTAGTCAACATGTTTGCTAGCATCTTTACTCTGACAGCTATAAGTTTGGATCGTTGTTTGTCCATCTGGGTGGTGGTGTGGGCACAGAACAAACGCACAGTCTGCAAAGCTCGGCTCATATGTGCTGGTATCTGGGTGACTGCTGCGATCTGCAGCACTCCTTATGCCACTTTTCGCACCGTGTTAGGAGATAATGGGACATATTACTGTGGTTATTCTATGACACATGAACAAAAATGGAGTCTCCACATTTTTCGCTTTCTTATGGGCTTTGTGATCCCATTCCTGGTAATAGTCATCTCTTATGTGGCCATAGGGATCTGTGCAATGCGCATGCAGAGAACAAGGAGAAGGAGATCTCACAGAATCATTTTCTCCATCATTTTTGCATTCTTCATCTGCTGGTTACC
The DNA window shown above is from Astatotilapia calliptera chromosome 11, fAstCal1.2, whole genome shotgun sequence and carries:
- the LOC113032476 gene encoding chemokine-like receptor 1, producing MGTGQSSGLEAASTHIQTASILIYCVIFIVGTLGNALVIYMTGFKMQKTVNSIWFLNLAIADFLFTAFLIFSIISLSQSHQWPFGQFVCKLNNFVTLVNMFASIFTLTAISLDRCLSIWVVVWAQNKRTVCKARLICAGIWVTAAICSTPYATFRTVLGDNGTYYCGYSMTHEQKWSLHIFRFLMGFVIPFLVIVISYVAIGICAMRMQRTRRRRSHRIIFSIIFAFFICWLPFHVFNFIELKAVNNPDLRNIVRIMGPLTLSLAFLNSCLNPILYVFMCEEFTKKLRQSICFVLESALAEDHVSSHCTSSTISKMSQKFDPAATLKIIDPAIYENIPVSNVIITEEIPVSE